The following are from one region of the Paramagnetospirillum magnetotacticum MS-1 genome:
- a CDS encoding hydrogenase 4 subunit F gives MFGIVSMLPGFDNPLLWILGVPLGSAGFLAVLKDWRVAAWVNVLASVITFGSSLMLIHVRPEPTRLLFIDDFNVYLVVLTAFVGLSTSIFSAAYIARESEAQRLSDLHLRFYHSMYQAFLFTMLLALCANNTGVMWVAVEAATLTTVLMVSLYRTREAIEAAWKYFILCSVGIGLALFGTTLVYLAAQPVMGDGADAMAWTLMIKQAHRFQPDLLNLAFVFVLVGYGTKVGLAPLHAWLPDAHAEGPTPISAVLSGLLLNVALYALLRFKMVIAANGATLTPGPLLIVMGLSSLFLSAFMLYRRGDIKRLFAYSSIEHMGVITFAFGMGGAVANFAGLLHMTMHSLTKSAIFFAVGIISQNLGTKRIASIKGLTQSHPVLGWGFVLAVLAIAGLPPMGVFMSEFLVLSSTFARAPLLAIPLAIGLLLAFGALVARLQGMAFGEPPPHAHAHGHAGPLSMALALTPLWVHMLLVLVAGLYLPKELVAWFQSVARILG, from the coding sequence ATGTTCGGCATAGTCTCCATGCTTCCCGGCTTCGACAATCCGCTGCTGTGGATTTTGGGCGTGCCCTTGGGCTCGGCGGGATTCCTGGCGGTGCTGAAGGACTGGCGGGTGGCGGCCTGGGTCAATGTGCTGGCCTCCGTCATCACGTTTGGCTCATCCCTGATGCTGATCCATGTGCGGCCCGAGCCGACGCGGCTGCTGTTCATCGATGATTTCAACGTCTATCTGGTGGTGCTGACCGCCTTCGTGGGGCTGAGCACTTCGATCTTCTCGGCGGCCTATATCGCGCGCGAAAGCGAGGCGCAGCGTCTCTCCGACCTGCATCTGCGCTTCTACCACTCCATGTACCAGGCCTTTCTGTTCACCATGCTGCTGGCCTTGTGCGCCAATAATACCGGCGTGATGTGGGTGGCGGTGGAGGCGGCGACGCTGACCACCGTGCTGATGGTCAGCCTCTATCGCACGCGCGAAGCCATCGAGGCGGCGTGGAAATACTTCATCCTGTGCTCGGTGGGCATTGGCCTCGCCCTGTTCGGCACCACATTGGTCTATCTGGCCGCCCAGCCGGTGATGGGCGACGGCGCCGACGCCATGGCCTGGACCCTGATGATCAAGCAGGCCCATCGCTTCCAGCCTGATCTGTTGAATCTGGCCTTCGTCTTCGTGCTGGTGGGCTATGGCACCAAGGTGGGCCTCGCGCCCCTGCATGCCTGGCTGCCCGATGCCCATGCGGAAGGTCCCACCCCCATCTCGGCGGTGCTGTCGGGCCTGCTGCTCAATGTGGCGCTCTATGCCCTGCTGCGCTTCAAGATGGTTATCGCCGCCAACGGAGCCACGCTGACGCCGGGGCCGCTGCTGATCGTCATGGGGCTGTCGAGTCTGTTCCTGTCGGCCTTCATGCTGTACCGCAGGGGCGACATCAAACGCCTCTTCGCCTATTCCTCCATCGAGCATATGGGGGTGATCACCTTCGCCTTCGGCATGGGCGGCGCGGTGGCGAATTTTGCCGGTCTGCTGCACATGACCATGCATTCCCTGACCAAGTCGGCCATCTTCTTCGCGGTCGGCATCATCAGCCAGAATCTGGGCACCAAGCGCATCGCCTCCATCAAGGGCCTCACCCAGTCCCATCCGGTTCTGGGCTGGGGCTTCGTCCTGGCGGTGCTGGCCATCGCCGGCCTGCCCCCCATGGGGGTGTTCATGAGCGAGTTCCTGGTGCTGAGCTCCACCTTCGCCCGCGCTCCGCTGCTGGCCATTCCGCTGGCCATCGGGCTGCTGCTGGCTTTCGGCGCCCTGGTGGCCCGCCTGCAAGGCATGGCCTTCGGCGAGCCGCCGCCCCACGCCCACGCCCACGGCCATGCCGGGCCGCTGTCCATGGCCCTGGCGCTGACCCCCCTTTGGGTCCATATGCTGCTGGTCTTGGTGGCGGGGCTGTATCTGCCCAAGGAACTGGTGGCCTGGTTCCAAAGCGTGGCGAGGATCCTGGGATGA
- the xseA gene encoding exodeoxyribonuclease VII large subunit, which translates to MNEERPAPSNVPEYSVSELSGSLRKTVEDAFSFVRVRGEISGFKRHSSGHLYFALKDADAVLDAVCWRGSAGKLSIGPEDGMEVVATGRLTTYPGRSKYQMVVERMELAGQGALLKMLEDRKKRLMAEGLFDTAKKRPIPFLPEVIGVVTSPTGAVIRDILHRLAERFPRRVLLWPVAVQGDGAAAQVAAAIRGFNALEPGGAVPRPDVLIVARGGGSLEDLMAFNEEIVVRAAAQSAIPLISAVGHETDTTLIDFASDLRAPTPTAAAEKAVPVRAELVATVAEMGSRMIGAMQRGLEERRNRLGHTFRALPHPRRVMEDCARRLDERAERLHNAPRLLLERRRAELDRLAARLRHPREQLAEAGHRLAALSTRLDHAMKTVTAAERAANERRSLQLEQSAARLIQALPRLLDEKAKRVAHAGQLLESFSYRKVLERGFAVVRDEHGVPVTSVEAAKPGTALAVEFADGKVGVRVEGSSVPPAPKPHRKPTTPDGRQGSLL; encoded by the coding sequence ATGAACGAAGAGCGCCCCGCCCCATCCAACGTCCCGGAATATTCGGTCTCGGAACTGTCCGGTTCCTTGCGCAAGACCGTGGAGGACGCATTCTCCTTCGTCCGCGTCAGAGGCGAGATATCGGGGTTCAAGCGCCATTCGTCGGGGCACCTCTATTTCGCCTTGAAGGATGCCGATGCGGTGCTGGACGCGGTGTGCTGGCGTGGATCGGCGGGCAAGCTTTCCATTGGGCCAGAGGACGGCATGGAGGTGGTGGCCACCGGGCGTCTGACCACCTATCCCGGACGCTCCAAATACCAGATGGTGGTCGAGCGCATGGAACTGGCGGGCCAGGGCGCCCTGCTGAAGATGCTGGAGGACCGCAAGAAGCGGTTGATGGCCGAGGGGCTGTTCGATACGGCCAAGAAACGCCCCATTCCCTTCCTGCCCGAGGTGATCGGGGTGGTCACCTCGCCCACCGGCGCGGTGATCCGCGATATCCTTCATCGTCTGGCCGAGCGTTTTCCCCGCCGTGTCCTGCTGTGGCCGGTGGCGGTGCAAGGAGACGGCGCGGCAGCCCAGGTGGCCGCCGCCATCCGGGGCTTCAATGCCCTGGAGCCCGGTGGTGCGGTGCCGCGCCCCGATGTGCTGATCGTGGCCAGGGGCGGCGGTTCGCTGGAAGACCTGATGGCCTTCAACGAGGAAATCGTGGTGCGCGCCGCCGCCCAATCCGCGATTCCGCTGATCTCGGCGGTGGGGCACGAGACCGATACCACGCTGATCGACTTCGCCTCCGATCTGCGCGCCCCCACGCCCACCGCCGCCGCCGAGAAGGCGGTCCCGGTGCGTGCCGAACTGGTCGCCACCGTGGCCGAGATGGGGTCGCGGATGATCGGCGCCATGCAGCGCGGGCTGGAGGAACGGCGCAATCGCCTGGGCCATACCTTCCGGGCGCTGCCCCATCCCCGCCGGGTGATGGAGGATTGCGCCAGGCGTCTGGACGAGCGGGCCGAGCGATTGCACAACGCGCCGCGCCTGCTGCTGGAGCGCCGCCGCGCCGAGTTGGACCGTCTGGCCGCCCGGCTGCGCCATCCGCGCGAACAACTGGCCGAGGCGGGGCACAGGCTGGCGGCGCTGTCCACCCGCCTCGACCATGCCATGAAGACGGTGACGGCGGCTGAGCGTGCCGCCAATGAGCGCCGCTCGCTTCAGTTGGAGCAGTCGGCCGCCCGCCTGATCCAGGCCCTGCCGCGTTTGCTGGACGAAAAAGCCAAGCGCGTCGCCCATGCGGGTCAGTTGCTGGAAAGCTTCTCCTACCGCAAGGTCCTGGAGCGCGGCTTCGCCGTGGTCAGGGACGAACACGGCGTGCCGGTCACCTCGGTGGAGGCCGCCAAGCCGGGCACGGCCCTGGCCGTTGAGTTCGCCGATGGCAAGGTGGGTGTGCGGGTCGAGGGCAGTTCTGTGCCGCCAGCGCCCAAGCCTCATCGCAAGCCGACGACGCCTGATGGTCGGCAGGGGTCTCTGCTTTAG
- a CDS encoding hydrogenase large subunit, whose product MMGDVTLLEFLSLGQRVEGHRPWPRFVLDLRGWRLLIDRLRVAEWSVMAQWAERDHIHVALRDETSGDIAVASHYCDDRRFPALGNVRPGVIRIERAIHDVWGLTPVGLEDRRPWLDHGRWPSRMPLAAQPMAPPSQPDGYSFLQAVGEGLHQIPVGPVHAGVIEPGHFRFHCQGEAVVRLEERLGYQHKGIEGLLQGAPLDKAQRIAARVSGDSTVAYSLAFARAVEAATGCEVPPRAHWVRGLMAEMERVANHVFDIGAVCNDAAFAVMLSHMGVLREKILRANDALFGHRLNMDRIVPGGVDRDLSEEGAEALKHLLYGFGKMLAKGYKLYENTPSLSDRTVSTGIVQTSLIHRFGAGGFVGRASGRGQDTRETPSYPPYDKLDMTVPVLTEGDVNARVLVRFAEAKESLHLINRILHEMPEGAFRVPVPEVAGEGLGVVESFRGEVVVWLRISAGHVVERCHTHDPSWFQWPLLEAAIEGNIVADFPLCNKSFNCSYSGHDL is encoded by the coding sequence ATGATGGGCGACGTCACCCTGCTGGAGTTTCTCAGCCTCGGCCAGCGGGTCGAGGGGCACCGGCCATGGCCGCGCTTCGTCCTTGATCTCAGAGGCTGGCGCCTGCTCATCGACCGCCTGCGGGTGGCGGAATGGTCGGTGATGGCCCAATGGGCCGAGCGCGACCACATCCATGTGGCGCTGAGGGACGAGACCAGCGGCGATATCGCCGTGGCGTCCCATTACTGCGACGACCGCCGCTTTCCCGCCCTAGGCAATGTGCGGCCCGGCGTCATCCGCATCGAGCGCGCCATCCACGACGTCTGGGGCCTGACCCCGGTGGGGCTGGAGGACCGGCGTCCCTGGCTCGATCATGGGCGCTGGCCGAGCCGCATGCCGCTGGCCGCCCAGCCCATGGCGCCGCCCTCCCAGCCCGATGGCTATTCCTTTCTCCAGGCCGTCGGCGAAGGCCTGCACCAGATTCCCGTGGGACCGGTCCATGCCGGAGTGATCGAGCCGGGACATTTCCGCTTTCATTGCCAGGGCGAGGCGGTGGTCCGGCTGGAAGAGCGTCTGGGCTATCAGCACAAGGGCATCGAGGGATTGCTGCAAGGCGCCCCCTTGGACAAGGCCCAGCGTATCGCCGCCAGGGTGTCGGGCGATTCCACCGTGGCCTATTCCCTGGCCTTTGCCCGCGCGGTCGAGGCGGCCACGGGCTGCGAGGTTCCGCCCCGCGCCCACTGGGTCCGGGGTTTGATGGCCGAGATGGAGCGGGTGGCCAACCACGTCTTCGATATCGGCGCGGTCTGCAACGACGCCGCCTTCGCGGTAATGCTGTCCCATATGGGCGTGCTGCGCGAAAAGATCCTGCGCGCCAACGACGCCCTGTTCGGCCATCGCCTCAACATGGACCGCATCGTGCCAGGCGGCGTTGACCGCGACCTGTCCGAGGAGGGGGCCGAGGCGCTGAAGCATCTGTTGTACGGCTTCGGCAAGATGCTCGCCAAAGGTTACAAGCTCTACGAGAACACGCCGTCGCTGTCGGACCGCACCGTATCCACCGGCATCGTCCAGACCTCCCTGATTCACCGCTTCGGCGCGGGCGGTTTTGTGGGGCGGGCTTCGGGGCGCGGTCAGGATACCCGCGAGACGCCCAGCTATCCGCCCTATGACAAGCTTGACATGACCGTGCCGGTCCTCACCGAAGGCGACGTCAACGCCCGTGTTCTGGTCCGTTTCGCCGAGGCCAAGGAATCGCTGCACCTCATCAACCGTATCCTGCATGAAATGCCCGAAGGCGCCTTCCGCGTTCCGGTCCCCGAAGTGGCGGGTGAAGGCCTGGGCGTGGTTGAAAGCTTCCGGGGCGAGGTGGTGGTCTGGCTGCGCATCAGCGCTGGCCATGTGGTGGAGCGCTGCCACACCCACGACCCGTCATGGTTCCAGTGGCCCCTTCTCGAGGCCGCCATCGAGGGCAACATCGTCGCCGACTTTCCGTTGTGCAACAAGTCGTTCAACTGCTCCTACTCAGGGCATGACCTATGA
- a CDS encoding hydrogenase 4 membrane component (E), translating into MGAQISYDIAHLIGATVLMAGFQLLYQRRLFAVLNTFAFQALALAAAAAWQAHIQHAPHLYVTAGIALVFKAIIVPIALHWLVEQLGIHKNVETAMSIGWTMMAGVALVTLSILLVLPVTANAAALTRESLALAMSVVLLGLLMMITRHNAVTQVVGFMALENGLILAAVSAKGMPLVVEISVAFSVLVAMTLFGIFFFRIRERFDTLDLADLETHRGDR; encoded by the coding sequence ATGGGCGCGCAGATTTCCTATGATATCGCCCATCTGATCGGCGCCACGGTGCTGATGGCCGGATTCCAGCTTCTGTACCAGCGCCGCCTGTTCGCCGTGCTCAACACCTTCGCCTTCCAGGCCCTGGCCCTGGCGGCGGCGGCGGCGTGGCAGGCCCATATCCAGCACGCGCCGCATCTTTACGTCACCGCCGGTATCGCCCTGGTGTTCAAGGCGATCATCGTGCCCATCGCGCTGCACTGGCTGGTGGAGCAGTTGGGCATCCATAAGAACGTCGAGACCGCCATGTCCATCGGCTGGACCATGATGGCCGGGGTCGCCCTGGTGACGCTGTCCATCCTTCTGGTCCTGCCCGTTACCGCCAATGCGGCGGCGCTCACGCGGGAAAGCCTGGCTCTGGCCATGAGCGTGGTCCTGCTGGGCCTCCTCATGATGATCACCCGGCACAATGCCGTCACCCAGGTGGTGGGTTTCATGGCGTTGGAGAACGGATTGATCCTGGCCGCCGTGTCGGCCAAGGGCATGCCCCTGGTGGTGGAGATCTCGGTGGCCTTCTCGGTGCTGGTGGCCATGACCTTGTTCGGCATCTTCTTCTTTCGCATCCGAGAGCGCTTTGACACCTTGGACCTGGCCGATCTGGAAACCCACCGGGGGGACCGCTGA
- a CDS encoding respiratory chain complex I subunit 1 family protein, whose product MSAILWQLLQIILVVAISPLITGWVRLVKSRLNGRIGASPFQPYRDIYRLLQKEAVVAHSASWVFRVAPYVTFGAVWLAASIVPAFTTHLFLAQAADLIALVALLGVARFWTALAGMDVGTSFGGLGASREMMISSLAEPAMLMVTFSLSLISGTTAPAQIIAFVLSGGVGIEVSLGLALAALVMVAIAENGRIPIDNPATHLELTMVHEAMVLEYSGRHLALMEGAGMVRLTLFMALIGGLFAPWGMAQSEGGALALAVGLAAFLAKCFVLATALGVFETSIAKMRVFRYADFLGGALLLGLLATIFLYVSEAV is encoded by the coding sequence ATGAGCGCCATCCTCTGGCAATTGCTGCAGATCATCCTGGTGGTGGCCATCAGCCCGCTGATCACCGGCTGGGTGCGGCTGGTCAAGTCGCGGCTGAACGGGCGTATCGGCGCCTCGCCCTTCCAGCCCTATCGCGATATCTACCGGCTTTTGCAGAAAGAAGCCGTGGTCGCCCATTCCGCCTCCTGGGTGTTCCGAGTCGCGCCTTATGTCACTTTCGGCGCGGTATGGCTGGCCGCAAGCATCGTGCCCGCCTTCACTACCCATCTCTTCCTGGCCCAGGCCGCCGATCTGATCGCCCTGGTGGCGCTGTTGGGCGTGGCGCGGTTCTGGACGGCCCTGGCGGGCATGGATGTGGGGACCAGCTTCGGCGGGTTGGGGGCCAGCCGCGAGATGATGATTTCCAGTCTGGCCGAACCGGCCATGCTGATGGTCACCTTCTCCCTGTCGCTGATATCGGGGACCACGGCGCCCGCCCAGATCATCGCCTTCGTCCTGTCGGGCGGCGTGGGTATCGAAGTGTCGCTGGGTCTGGCGCTGGCCGCCCTGGTGATGGTGGCTATCGCCGAGAACGGCCGCATCCCCATCGACAATCCCGCCACCCATCTGGAACTGACCATGGTGCATGAGGCCATGGTGCTGGAATATTCCGGCCGCCATCTGGCCCTGATGGAGGGTGCGGGCATGGTGCGCCTCACCTTGTTCATGGCGCTGATCGGCGGCCTCTTCGCGCCTTGGGGCATGGCCCAGTCCGAGGGCGGCGCCCTGGCTTTAGCCGTCGGGCTGGCCGCCTTCCTGGCCAAGTGCTTTGTCCTGGCCACGGCTTTGGGCGTGTTCGAGACCTCCATCGCCAAGATGCGGGTATTCCGCTATGCCGATTTCTTAGGGGGAGCCCTGCTGCTGGGCCTGTTGGCCACCATCTTCCTCTATGTGTCGGAGGCGGTGTGA
- the hyfB gene encoding hydrogenase 4 subunit B, which yields MLIAAALSALLALAVLGVAAGAEMWRHRMVYFCCMIASLALLAGGIKHLGQTPGTGPAIILPIGLPWLAAHFRLDNLSALFMVVVNLASAAASAYGIGYCSHLPEPRRVTPFYPLFLFGMNTVLIADDAFMFLVAWEFMSLSSWLLVLADHKNAENRRAAFVYLVMACFGTFCLLTCFGLMAGGEGAYSFSAMRAAKLDGIAGFLVVLLALLGAGSKAGLVPLHAWLPLAHPAAPSHVSALMSGVMTKVALYGLIRILFDLHGHVNWAWGAAMMVIGGITAVMGVLYAILQDDLKKLLAYSTVENIGVVVIGLGLAIAFKGSGEKTLAALALVAGLYHIVNHSIFKTLWFLSAGAVITATGERDLGKLGGLTKRMPWNGVAALVGAIAISALPPLNGFVSEWLIFQSLFKGPSLPHWAMKFGVPVVGAMLALAAALAAACFVRAYGIAFLGRPRSEAAAQAHQVPATMRWTVALLAVLCVVLGAIPVTITDALSHVVTPLTGVSFAVSADLGWPWLSPVSSTRGSYSGTVLVMTGAGLCAITLLLVHGFGTTRVRRADAWDCGHKESIPESQYTGQSFSQPLRRVFCASIFAARESVDMPDPGDNRPAEMKVRIIDPIWVGLYAGIGRVVDFIADLVNRIQYLTVRRYLLMMFATLVFMLLIVAVRQNQ from the coding sequence ATGCTGATTGCCGCCGCCCTTTCCGCGCTTCTTGCCCTCGCCGTGCTTGGCGTGGCGGCTGGTGCGGAAATGTGGCGGCACAGAATGGTCTATTTCTGCTGCATGATTGCTTCCCTGGCCCTGCTGGCCGGAGGGATCAAGCATCTGGGCCAGACGCCCGGCACCGGCCCGGCCATCATCCTGCCCATCGGCCTGCCTTGGCTGGCCGCCCATTTCCGCCTGGACAACCTGTCGGCCCTGTTCATGGTGGTGGTCAATCTGGCCAGTGCCGCGGCTTCAGCCTATGGCATCGGCTATTGCTCGCATCTGCCCGAGCCGCGTCGGGTGACGCCCTTCTATCCCCTGTTCCTGTTCGGCATGAACACGGTTCTGATCGCCGATGACGCCTTCATGTTCCTGGTGGCCTGGGAGTTCATGTCACTGTCGTCCTGGCTTCTGGTCCTCGCCGACCACAAGAATGCCGAGAACCGCCGCGCCGCCTTCGTCTATCTGGTGATGGCCTGTTTCGGCACCTTTTGCCTGCTGACCTGTTTCGGCCTGATGGCCGGGGGCGAGGGGGCCTATTCCTTCTCCGCCATGCGCGCCGCCAAACTGGACGGTATCGCCGGATTCCTGGTGGTGCTGCTGGCCTTGCTGGGCGCTGGGTCCAAGGCCGGCCTGGTGCCGCTGCACGCCTGGCTGCCGCTGGCCCATCCGGCGGCGCCCAGCCATGTCTCCGCCCTGATGAGCGGCGTGATGACCAAGGTGGCGCTCTACGGCCTGATCCGCATCCTGTTCGACCTGCACGGCCATGTGAACTGGGCCTGGGGCGCGGCCATGATGGTCATCGGCGGCATCACCGCGGTGATGGGCGTGCTTTACGCCATCTTGCAAGACGACCTGAAGAAGCTGCTGGCCTATTCCACGGTGGAGAATATCGGCGTGGTGGTGATCGGCCTGGGCCTGGCCATCGCCTTCAAGGGCAGCGGCGAGAAGACCCTGGCCGCCCTGGCCCTGGTGGCCGGGCTTTACCACATCGTCAACCATTCCATCTTCAAGACCCTGTGGTTCCTGTCGGCGGGCGCGGTGATCACCGCCACCGGCGAGCGCGACCTGGGCAAGCTGGGGGGGCTGACCAAACGCATGCCCTGGAACGGCGTCGCCGCCCTGGTGGGCGCCATCGCCATCTCGGCCCTGCCGCCCTTGAACGGCTTCGTCTCGGAATGGCTGATCTTCCAGTCCCTGTTCAAGGGGCCGAGCCTGCCCCATTGGGCCATGAAGTTCGGCGTGCCGGTGGTGGGCGCCATGCTGGCCCTGGCCGCCGCCCTGGCCGCCGCCTGCTTCGTGCGTGCCTATGGCATCGCCTTTTTGGGCAGGCCCCGCTCGGAGGCCGCCGCCCAGGCCCATCAGGTCCCCGCCACCATGCGCTGGACCGTGGCCCTGCTGGCCGTGCTGTGCGTGGTGCTGGGCGCCATTCCGGTGACCATCACCGACGCCCTGTCCCATGTTGTGACGCCCCTGACCGGGGTAAGCTTCGCCGTCTCCGCCGATCTGGGCTGGCCGTGGCTGAGCCCTGTCAGTTCCACCCGCGGATCTTATTCCGGCACGGTTCTGGTGATGACCGGGGCGGGCCTGTGCGCCATCACCTTGCTGCTGGTGCACGGCTTTGGCACCACCAGGGTGCGGCGCGCCGACGCCTGGGATTGCGGCCATAAGGAAAGCATCCCGGAAAGCCAGTATACCGGGCAAAGCTTCTCGCAGCCGCTGCGGCGCGTCTTCTGCGCCTCCATCTTCGCCGCCCGGGAAAGCGTCGACATGCCCGATCCCGGCGACAACCGTCCGGCGGAGATGAAGGTCCGCATCATCGATCCCATCTGGGTCGGGCTTTACGCCGGAATCGGCCGGGTGGTGGATTTCATCGCCGATCTGGTCAACCGCATCCAGTATCTGACCGTGCGGCGCTATCTGCTGATGATGTTCGCCACTTTGGTCTTCATGCTGCTGATCGTCGCGGTGAGGCAAAATCAATGA
- a CDS encoding glucosaminidase domain-containing protein, with product MSTLPLTEGNLKTAMTDPRYTNSRHPEYKSWRDMVSKGFATLYPDDALRGDHTDQLDRHQGADGHIYASDGTKVADGTIRVRSYTRTVNGQVVEVAAHERSGGSSPGTMRGLLNSRIPVASSGGSAIGDRQEITPAMKERFADEHLADAQKVADRLNVPVENILGLSALEGGWGINGRFAAEGNNYFGLHYNKDDPHASGYLLTTDGAVKVAKYPDYAASANAFADKFGHLVQGVQDPREFAKRLQNAGLFGINRDGSKVPSYVGGVAGTITGFKNRLARRRGAS from the coding sequence ATGTCCACCCTTCCCCTCACCGAGGGCAACCTCAAGACGGCGATGACCGATCCGCGCTACACCAATTCCCGCCACCCGGAATACAAGTCGTGGCGCGATATGGTGTCGAAAGGCTTCGCCACCCTTTACCCCGACGACGCCTTGCGCGGCGACCACACCGACCAACTGGACCGGCACCAGGGAGCCGACGGGCATATCTATGCCTCCGATGGAACCAAGGTCGCCGACGGCACCATCCGGGTCCGCAGCTACACCCGCACCGTCAATGGCCAGGTGGTGGAAGTCGCGGCGCACGAAAGAAGTGGCGGTTCGTCGCCCGGCACCATGCGGGGGCTGCTTAACTCCCGCATTCCTGTCGCGTCCAGTGGCGGGAGCGCCATAGGAGATCGGCAGGAGATTACTCCGGCCATGAAGGAAAGATTTGCGGACGAGCATCTCGCCGACGCTCAAAAGGTGGCGGACCGGCTGAACGTTCCTGTCGAGAATATTCTCGGACTGTCAGCACTTGAGGGAGGCTGGGGCATAAATGGCCGCTTTGCGGCAGAAGGAAACAACTACTTCGGACTGCATTACAATAAGGATGACCCCCATGCGTCCGGGTATCTCCTCACCACCGATGGGGCTGTGAAGGTGGCAAAATACCCAGATTATGCGGCTTCTGCGAACGCCTTTGCCGACAAATTTGGGCATCTTGTTCAAGGGGTCCAAGATCCGCGAGAGTTTGCAAAAAGGCTTCAGAATGCCGGGCTATTTGGCATAAACAGGGATGGTTCGAAAGTGCCGAGCTATGTTGGTGGCGTCGCAGGCACAATCACAGGCTTCAAGAATCGATTGGCGAGGCGGCGGGGCGCATCATGA
- the purD gene encoding phosphoribosylamine--glycine ligase has translation MKVLVVGSGGREHALCWKLKSSPLLTRLWCAPGNAGIADSAECVAIGAEKVDELLAFAKANAVDLVVVGPEAPLVLGLADKCRAAGIKVFGPSAAAAELEGSKGFMKDVAAKAGIPTAWYGRFTNMEKAKDFIRQKGAPIVVKTDGLAAGKGVVVAMTLEEALSAVDMMMGERVFGDAGNELVIEEFLDGEECSFFALCDGSTALPLVAAQDHKRVGDGDTGPNTGGMGAYSPAPVVTDAIQAEIMERSILPLVKTMAEMGKPYTGVLFAGIMVTSAGPKLLEYNVRFGDPECQVLMARLDSDLLPVLAAGAEGKLAGVNLQWSDDVALVVVMAAKGYPGTYEKNTVIGGLDRAAQVEGVTVLHAGTALKDGQVVATGGRVLGITAKGATVAEARERAYKAVDALDWPGGFCRRDIAWRALARD, from the coding sequence ATGAAGGTTCTGGTGGTCGGTTCGGGCGGGCGCGAGCATGCGCTGTGCTGGAAGCTCAAGTCCTCGCCCCTGCTCACCAGGCTGTGGTGCGCGCCGGGCAATGCCGGGATCGCCGATTCCGCCGAATGCGTCGCCATCGGGGCGGAGAAGGTGGACGAGCTTCTGGCCTTCGCCAAGGCCAATGCCGTGGATCTGGTGGTGGTGGGGCCTGAGGCGCCCCTCGTCCTCGGCCTCGCCGACAAGTGCCGTGCCGCCGGGATCAAGGTCTTCGGCCCCTCGGCGGCAGCCGCCGAACTCGAGGGCTCCAAAGGCTTCATGAAGGATGTGGCGGCCAAGGCCGGCATCCCCACCGCCTGGTATGGCCGCTTCACCAACATGGAGAAGGCCAAGGACTTCATCCGCCAAAAGGGCGCCCCCATCGTGGTCAAGACCGATGGGCTGGCAGCCGGCAAGGGCGTGGTGGTGGCCATGACTCTCGAGGAGGCGCTTTCCGCCGTCGACATGATGATGGGCGAGCGTGTCTTTGGTGACGCGGGCAACGAACTGGTCATCGAGGAGTTCCTGGACGGCGAGGAATGCTCGTTCTTCGCGCTGTGCGACGGAAGCACGGCGCTGCCCCTGGTGGCCGCCCAGGACCACAAGCGGGTGGGCGACGGCGATACCGGCCCCAATACGGGCGGCATGGGCGCCTATTCCCCCGCCCCCGTGGTCACCGATGCCATCCAGGCTGAGATCATGGAGCGCTCCATCCTACCCCTGGTCAAGACCATGGCCGAGATGGGCAAGCCCTATACCGGCGTGCTGTTCGCCGGAATCATGGTGACGTCGGCCGGGCCGAAGCTGCTGGAATACAATGTGCGCTTCGGCGATCCCGAATGTCAGGTCCTGATGGCGCGCCTCGACTCCGATCTGCTGCCGGTGCTGGCGGCGGGTGCCGAGGGCAAGCTGGCGGGCGTCAACCTCCAATGGTCCGACGATGTCGCCCTGGTGGTGGTCATGGCCGCCAAGGGCTATCCCGGCACTTACGAGAAGAACACGGTGATCGGCGGTCTGGACCGCGCGGCCCAGGTCGAAGGCGTCACGGTGCTGCACGCCGGAACCGCGCTGAAGGATGGCCAGGTGGTCGCCACTGGCGGCCGGGTGCTGGGCATCACCGCCAAGGGCGCCACGGTGGCCGAAGCGCGCGAACGCGCCTACAAGGCGGTGGACGCGCTGGACTGGCCGGGCGGCTTCTGCCGCCGCGACATCGCCTGGCGGGCCCTTGCCCGCGATTAG